The DNA region AATTGGATATTCACTGGTTGAGCTGGACATAGTTGCCAGGGAACACACCTTGTTGGCCGTTGTACCTGCCTGTCCACCATTCGTTTTCATTTGCTGTGCGTTGTACAATCTCGATGACCGCACCTGCTGGGAAACTTAAGTCTCCAGCAGCTTGGGCTTGGTATTCGTACAACGCAGTGACAGTTTCCATACCAGGAGCAGCAGCTGCTGTTGCTCCCGCTGCTGCGTATGGGGGTGGTGACGTCACTGTCTGTTGGGGAGTTGCCCCAAGAGCTGGTTGTCCGTAGGCTGGTTGACCGTATGCCGGTTGTTGCGTTGGGTAGCCCGGTTGTTGTCCCATTGTTGGTGATTGTGCGTAGCCTGCCTCGTAGGCTTTTCCATATCCTGCTTGTTGTTCTGGCGTTGCACCGTATGGGCTGCCTGGTTGTCCGGCAGTTGGTCCTGGTGAAGTCCCAGCGGCACCGTAACGTCTTCTTGTCATTTCTAACTTGGCCTTAGAGTAGCCGACTTTGAAATGTGTGATGGTTAAAGAATCTGTTTGTTCTTCAATGTTACCTCTTTTGGCAACAAAGGCCTCGATAATATCACTGTTTAggtcaaaatattcaatctTCATATCTTGGAGCTTATTGTACAAGGTATAGAAGATGTTCAATTGCATGTAATAGAATGAAACAAACAGAGGTTGAACAAATTGAGCTTCCAATTCGAATAAAATAGGTAATTCTGTTTTTAACATTTCATTGTAGTAATCGTACTCTTGTTGTGCAATTTCCACTTGTGTTTGAGCCTTGTACATTTTCTCTTCGTCCTTGGCAGTGGgttccttcttcttctcatACTTATTGTATGTGTTCAAATGTCTATCAAGATCCAGTTTCTTGTGATTTCTCTTAGTAGCCATTTTTCTAATGTACGTGATAATCTTCAACAGCTCTTGACATGGTTGAACaactttatcttcaatCAAAGTAAGATCAGGCTTTAAAGTCTCTTGCAACTCAGCAACAATGGCTCTATACTGTTCACTGGCTTCTATACCTTCGGGGTTATCCTCAGGAACCATCGCATTAGGGTCACTAACTTTACCACTAATAGGCTTAAAAATTTCCTCCATGGCTTTGGCGAACCCAATCTGATGATTCAACATACCGTTGACCGCAGTAGAATATCTCTTGGACTCCTCactcaattttttggtcTCTACttctaattctttgaaaCGACGTTCAGCATCTTCATAAACAGGATCGGTGGTCTGCTCACCCATCTTAAACTTCTGACGGAAATTTTGTGGGGCCCTCGAAATGGCCTTCGTAAACCCTTTGAAACTCATTCTATAGCACTTGGTCTTATCAGCTTATCAAGTTTCTCTACACTTCAAGATGGATTAAAAGAATCTCCTAATtttatgtttttttttcttggaaaatgaagatactCGATTTACGTATCGATGCAAGGGCTTAAAGCACAGCGTAGAATGTGCAAGATCTGTACTGACAGCTTGACTGTTATGACTTGTTAGAGGCTGGTTGCGTGAGCGTGGATTGGAAATAAGATAGAGAGCCTGCGTCTCGGAGTTTCTGTGTGATGAATTGTAGCGTCTTACCTGATGAATTGTGGTGTTTTGCTTGAGGAATTGTAGTTTGTGGTGGCCATCGTTCCCAGGGAGTGGGACGACTAGCGTTGCCTCTTGAACTATGTAACCTTCTTGGAAGGTAAGTATAGATTCCTTGGCTGGTTGAAAACGCATCTCCGAAAGTATATAGGATGCAtataaagaagagaaacTGATACATCAATCGacaaaaataaacaaagaAGTATAGAAAGACTCATGTAAGCTATGACGAACAATATCGATCGTGCACGTGGCTCAGAACGGTTTGCTAGCAGTCTCTCTGTGAGTACATTAGATGATATAGATAATCTGCCCCTTGCCCTTAATGCAAAGACTATTATAAAACTGATTGCTGTGACAACATGTAGTCTGTTGTATGGGTATCACACTAGTATTGTTACAGGTATATTGCTGGTTTTGAAGCCTGAAGACATCAATGCATCTGAAATAACTACCCTACATAAGGAAGTTATAACAACTGCTACTAATATTGGTGCTATATTTGGCTCAATCGTGTCATTTCCCATGGCAGACACCCATGGTAGACTGAAAACTTTACATATTTGTTCCTGGATCTTCATAGCATCATCTATAGTTACTTCATTGTCCTTCAGGTTGTGGATCCTAGTGTTGGGAAGATTCATTATAGGGGTTGCCATTGGCATAGGTTCGCAATGTGTGCCATTATATCTGAGTGAAGTCTCACCAGCCAAAATTAGAGGTCTCGCAATCACGATAAATTCTATGTGTATTACCATGGGACAACTTCTAGCTTACTTATTCGTCGTTCCATTTATAAATACAGCAAATTCGTGGAGATTTCTCGTATTTCTAGCTATATTGCCAgctattttatttatatggTCAAAGGACAAATTTCCTGAATCACCAAGATGGTTAGCACTAACTTCAGATCCTGAGAGGGCAAGGCTGTCAATTGAACGGATATATCCCATGGCAACAAGGAGACAGGTCAATTTAAAACTTAATGGACTAATGTTAGATTCTAATCAGATTGACCGTCAATCTGGCTCATATTCGTCAATCGCATCACAAGCATTCAAATCGAACAAGAAATTAGACCCAACTTCTAAGAAGGCTTTGATAATAGGATGTATATTAATGGTTTATCAACAAACTTCTGGATTTAATGCCTTCATTTATTACGCGCCTCTTATTTTCCAAGATTTGAATGTACTCAATCCAATGCTACCATCAATAGTGGTTGCAGCCACAAATGTTGTATTTACAGCAACAGCTTTGTACACCGTTGACAAGTTCGGCAAAAGAATCGTGCTATTAGTGACGTTATGGATCGTAATTATTGgattattgttatttagTTATGGCTTCAAGACAAATAATGCCTCTCTACTAATTATATCTCTGATTATTTACGTTGCTGGTTACGCAAGTGGATTAGGGACAATCCCATGGTCTTCCGTAGAATTTTTACCAACACATTTGAGATCTCTAGGCTCTTCATATATCTCTTGTTCCAATTGGGTGTCAAATTCGTTGATTTCGATGACCTATTTGTCtctgatgaaaatatgCGGCAATGAAGCAATGATGGTTGGTTTTGCAACAGTAATGTTCTCTTGCTGGTTTTTTACATTCTTCTGGTATCCTGAGGTGAAAGGGCTATCGTTAGAggaaatcaataaaatttttcagaataCAGGAGTGGATGTCCATTTTATTTACAGGAACtactattgaaaaatttgatgtgTCTAAATTCTATGTACTATAAAACACTTCGGCGATCTTTTCTGATAAATTCTTCgtaattttcttattcCCTGGAGCTTCACCCAATTTTCGAAACATAAGCATTTTCGCATCTTGTTCAGATTTACAATCCCTGTATGCAGTCAAGATATGATTCAATGTTGGGAAAATGGACTGTATTGCTATGGCTTTCTCTAAAGAAATTCCCTTGATATATAGCAGTATCTGTATTGTAATGTCACCCACTGTTCgtaattcatttttaccCATCATTTCTTGATAGCAAGCAAAAGTGTGACAGCATTCAATATTGGTCCTACTACTAAACtctttcttgaaatcttcaagCACTGTAGTGTAGTCGTCTTGTTTTACTAGATTATTTGGATAGATAATCAACAGATCTTTTCTTGCATAGTAATGTGATATAACAGAATGAATGGCTTGAAGTTGCTCAACGGTTTGGTCAGCATTACTTGTCCTGATGACAGAAAATCTGTa from Kazachstania africana CBS 2517 chromosome 5, complete genome includes:
- the RVS167 gene encoding amphiphysin (similar to Saccharomyces cerevisiae RVS167 (YDR388W); ancestral locus Anc_5.470) — translated: MSFKGFTKAISRAPQNFRQKFKMGEQTTDPVYEDAERRFKELEVETKKLSEESKRYSTAVNGMLNHQIGFAKAMEEIFKPISGKVSDPNAMVPEDNPEGIEASEQYRAIVAELQETLKPDLTLIEDKVVQPCQELLKIITYIRKMATKRNHKKLDLDRHLNTYNKYEKKKEPTAKDEEKMYKAQTQVEIAQQEYDYYNEMLKTELPILFELEAQFVQPLFVSFYYMQLNIFYTLYNKLQDMKIEYFDLNSDIIEAFVAKRGNIEEQTDSLTITHFKVGYSKAKLEMTRRRYGAAGTSPGPTAGQPGSPYGATPEQQAGYGKAYEAGYAQSPTMGQQPGYPTQQPAYGQPAYGQPALGATPQQTVTSPPPYAAAGATAAAAPGMETVTALYEYQAQAAGDLSFPAGAVIEIVQRTANENEWWTGRYNGQQGVFPGNYVQLNQ
- the CIN10 gene encoding Cin10p (similar to Saccharomyces cerevisiae YDR387C; ancestral locus Anc_5.469) gives rise to the protein MTNNIDRARGSERFASSLSVSTLDDIDNLPLALNAKTIIKLIAVTTCSLLYGYHTSIVTGILLVLKPEDINASEITTLHKEVITTATNIGAIFGSIVSFPMADTHGRLKTLHICSWIFIASSIVTSLSFRLWILVLGRFIIGVAIGIGSQCVPLYLSEVSPAKIRGLAITINSMCITMGQLLAYLFVVPFINTANSWRFLVFLAILPAILFIWSKDKFPESPRWLALTSDPERARLSIERIYPMATRRQVNLKLNGLMLDSNQIDRQSGSYSSIASQAFKSNKKLDPTSKKALIIGCILMVYQQTSGFNAFIYYAPLIFQDLNVLNPMLPSIVVAATNVVFTATALYTVDKFGKRIVLLVTLWIVIIGLLLFSYGFKTNNASLLIISLIIYVAGYASGLGTIPWSSVEFLPTHLRSLGSSYISCSNWVSNSLISMTYLSLMKICGNEAMMVGFATVMFSCWFFTFFWYPEVKGLSLEEINKIFQNTGVDVHFIYRNYY